In the Engystomops pustulosus chromosome 2, aEngPut4.maternal, whole genome shotgun sequence genome, one interval contains:
- the PTP4A2 gene encoding protein tyrosine phosphatase type IVA 2 isoform X2, whose translation MSTIYGDSAFKDRILPGSAQQWCRQELKKYGVTTLVRVCEATYDKAPVEKEGIQVLDWPFDDGAPPPTQIVDDWLNLLKNKFREEPGCCIAVHCVAGLGRAPVLVALALIECGMKYEDAVQFIRQKRRGAFNSKQLLYLEKYRPKMRLRFKDANGHCCMQ comes from the exons ATGTCGACCATTTATGGCGATTCGGCGTTTAAGGACAGAATACTGCCAGGCTCAGCACAGCAGTGGTGCAGACAA GAGCTGAAGAAATATGGAGTCACCACTCTTGTGAGAGTATGTGAAGCCACATATGACAAGGCTCCGGTAGAGAAGGAAGGAATACAAGTGCTA GACTGGCCATTTGATGATGGAGCACCACCTCCTACACAAATAGTGGATGATTGGCTTAATCTCTTAAAAAACAAATTTCGCGAAGAACCAGGTTGCTGCATTGCAGTTCACTGTGTTGCAGGACTGGGCAG GGCCCCTGTGCTGGTTGCTCTAGCACTGATTGAATGCGGGATGAAGTACGAGGATGCTGTGCAGTTTATCAGGCA GAAACGAAGAGGAGCGTTCAACTCCAAACAGCTGCTTTATCTGGAAAAGTACAGACCCAAGATGCGCTTGCGATTCAAGGATGCCAATGGTCACTGCTGTATGCAATAA
- the PTP4A2 gene encoding protein tyrosine phosphatase type IVA 2 isoform X1, whose translation MNRPAPVEISYECMRFLITHNPTNATLNKFTEELKKYGVTTLVRVCEATYDKAPVEKEGIQVLDWPFDDGAPPPTQIVDDWLNLLKNKFREEPGCCIAVHCVAGLGRAPVLVALALIECGMKYEDAVQFIRQKRRGAFNSKQLLYLEKYRPKMRLRFKDANGHCCMQ comes from the exons ATGAACCGTCCAGCTCCAGTGGAAATATCATATGAGTGTATGCGTTTTTTAATCACTCATAATCCAACTAATGCCACGCTCAACAAGTTCACCGAG GAGCTGAAGAAATATGGAGTCACCACTCTTGTGAGAGTATGTGAAGCCACATATGACAAGGCTCCGGTAGAGAAGGAAGGAATACAAGTGCTA GACTGGCCATTTGATGATGGAGCACCACCTCCTACACAAATAGTGGATGATTGGCTTAATCTCTTAAAAAACAAATTTCGCGAAGAACCAGGTTGCTGCATTGCAGTTCACTGTGTTGCAGGACTGGGCAG GGCCCCTGTGCTGGTTGCTCTAGCACTGATTGAATGCGGGATGAAGTACGAGGATGCTGTGCAGTTTATCAGGCA GAAACGAAGAGGAGCGTTCAACTCCAAACAGCTGCTTTATCTGGAAAAGTACAGACCCAAGATGCGCTTGCGATTCAAGGATGCCAATGGTCACTGCTGTATGCAATAA